The following coding sequences are from one Rubrobacter radiotolerans DSM 5868 window:
- the ald gene encoding alanine dehydrogenase, giving the protein MPKVVGVPKEIKDREGRVALQPDGVHELIHHGHEVVVQSGAGKTAGFSDGEYERAGARLVGSAGEVFGASDLIVKVKEPIPSEYPLFREGHELFTYLHLAADRELTEFLLERKVNSVAYETVEDKDGSLPLLTPMSEVAGRMATQAAAHCLESPQGGAGILMGGVPGTPAARVTIVGGGVVGFEAAKIAVGMRAIVRVLDINPKRLAYLGDVFGGTVDLVVPNRARTASYVAESDVVIGAVLVAGAKAPKLISREMIASMRPGSVAVDVAIDQGGCIETARPTTHSEPTFVEEGVVHYCVANIPGAVARTSTLALTSVTLPYLLKIAARGVEGAAREDGSLFRGLSTLGGELVSAPVARAHELPFSDPSSVLR; this is encoded by the coding sequence ATGCCCAAAGTCGTAGGGGTACCGAAGGAGATAAAGGACCGGGAGGGGCGGGTGGCGTTGCAGCCCGACGGCGTCCACGAGCTCATCCATCACGGCCACGAGGTCGTCGTGCAGTCGGGTGCGGGAAAGACAGCGGGCTTCTCTGATGGGGAGTACGAGCGGGCCGGGGCCAGGCTTGTGGGGAGTGCAGGGGAGGTCTTTGGGGCTTCGGATCTTATCGTGAAGGTCAAGGAGCCCATACCTTCTGAGTACCCGCTCTTTCGCGAGGGGCACGAGCTCTTCACTTACCTGCACCTCGCCGCAGACAGGGAGCTCACCGAGTTTCTCCTTGAGAGGAAGGTCAACTCGGTAGCCTACGAGACCGTTGAGGATAAGGACGGGAGCCTGCCCTTGCTCACGCCGATGAGCGAGGTTGCAGGAAGGATGGCCACTCAGGCCGCAGCGCACTGTCTTGAGAGCCCTCAGGGCGGGGCGGGGATACTCATGGGCGGAGTTCCCGGCACCCCTGCTGCGCGGGTGACGATAGTAGGTGGGGGGGTGGTTGGCTTTGAGGCGGCGAAGATCGCGGTAGGGATGAGAGCGATCGTGCGGGTGCTTGACATAAACCCGAAGAGGCTTGCCTACCTCGGGGACGTCTTCGGCGGCACGGTTGACCTGGTCGTCCCAAACCGGGCGAGGACGGCAAGCTACGTAGCCGAGTCGGACGTGGTCATAGGAGCGGTGCTTGTTGCCGGAGCGAAGGCGCCGAAGCTCATAAGCAGAGAGATGATCGCCTCGATGCGCCCCGGCTCGGTGGCGGTGGACGTAGCGATAGACCAGGGCGGGTGCATAGAGACGGCAAGGCCCACGACGCACTCAGAGCCCACGTTTGTAGAAGAGGGGGTGGTGCACTACTGCGTAGCGAACATCCCCGGAGCGGTGGCGAGGACGTCAACGCTTGCGCTGACGAGCGTGACGCTGCCGTATCTGCTGAAGATTGCAGCTAGAGGAGTAGAGGGAGCGGCAAGAGAGGACGGCTCGCTCTTTAGGGGCCTCTCGACGCTTGGGGGGGAGCTTGTAAGCGCGCCTGTAGCTCGGGCGCATGAGTTGCCCTTCTCCGACCCCAGTAGCGTGCTCCGCTAG
- a CDS encoding gamma-aminobutyraldehyde dehydrogenase: protein MTRKLGNFVDGEYVERGAEGGLDLINPATGEVFAESPVTDKAGVSAAFEAASRAFESFRDSTPSERQKALLGIADRIEERAEELVRAESENTGKPFGLTMEEEIPAMVDQIRFFAGAARILEGKSAGEYMQGMTSFIRREPVGVCAQVTPWNYPMMMATWKFAPAIAAGNTIVLKPSDTTPVTTLLLAEIASEFLPSGVMNVVCGDRDTGRALVEHPTPQMVSITGSVRAGMEVAKSAAQDLKRVHLELGGKAPVIVFDDADLEGAAEEIAVAGYFNAGQDCTAATRVLVSPGAHDDFVAALTEQAKGTKTGAPDDEDALYGPLNNKNQLEHVSGMVDRLPDHAELKTGGRRSGERGYFYEPTVVDGLLQDDELSQTEIFGPVITVQKFTDEDEAVRWANGVKYGLASSVFTKDHGRAMRVSRRLDFGCVWINTHIPLVAEMPHGGFKHSGYGKDLSMYGLEDYTRIKHVMTNLEV from the coding sequence ATGACACGAAAGCTAGGGAACTTTGTAGACGGCGAGTACGTCGAGCGGGGCGCAGAGGGGGGCCTTGATCTCATCAACCCCGCAACCGGCGAGGTCTTTGCCGAGTCGCCCGTTACCGACAAAGCCGGGGTGAGCGCGGCCTTCGAGGCTGCCTCAAGGGCCTTCGAGTCCTTTCGGGACTCCACACCGTCTGAGAGGCAGAAGGCTCTTCTGGGCATAGCGGATCGCATAGAGGAGCGTGCCGAGGAGCTTGTTCGGGCAGAGTCTGAGAACACGGGAAAGCCCTTTGGGCTCACGATGGAGGAGGAGATCCCGGCGATGGTGGACCAGATCCGCTTCTTTGCCGGGGCAGCGCGCATCCTCGAAGGCAAGTCCGCCGGGGAGTACATGCAGGGCATGACCTCGTTTATCCGGCGCGAGCCGGTTGGGGTGTGCGCTCAGGTGACGCCCTGGAACTACCCGATGATGATGGCTACCTGGAAGTTCGCTCCCGCAATAGCCGCCGGGAACACGATCGTGCTAAAGCCCTCGGACACAACGCCCGTGACGACGCTCCTGCTCGCCGAGATCGCCTCTGAGTTCTTGCCCTCCGGGGTGATGAACGTGGTGTGCGGCGACCGGGACACGGGCCGGGCACTGGTAGAGCACCCCACACCCCAGATGGTCTCGATAACCGGCTCGGTGCGCGCCGGGATGGAGGTGGCAAAGAGCGCCGCCCAGGACCTGAAGCGGGTGCACCTCGAGCTTGGAGGGAAGGCACCGGTCATTGTCTTTGACGATGCCGACCTGGAAGGGGCAGCAGAAGAGATAGCAGTAGCAGGCTACTTCAACGCCGGACAGGACTGCACCGCAGCTACGCGGGTGCTTGTCTCGCCGGGAGCCCACGACGACTTTGTAGCCGCCCTGACCGAGCAGGCAAAGGGCACGAAGACCGGAGCGCCAGACGACGAGGATGCCCTCTACGGACCCTTGAACAACAAAAACCAGCTAGAGCACGTCAGCGGCATGGTAGACCGCCTGCCCGATCACGCCGAGCTAAAGACCGGCGGCAGACGCTCAGGAGAGCGCGGCTACTTCTACGAGCCGACTGTTGTAGACGGCCTGTTGCAAGACGACGAGCTCTCACAGACCGAGATCTTCGGCCCCGTGATAACGGTACAGAAGTTCACGGACGAGGATGAGGCGGTAAGGTGGGCAAACGGCGTGAAGTACGGCCTTGCCTCAAGCGTCTTCACGAAGGATCACGGCCGGGCGATGCGAGTGAGCAGACGCCTTGACTTTGGGTGCGTGTGGATAAACACCCACATACCGCTTGTAGCCGAGATGCCCCACGGCGGCTTCAAGCACTCAGGCTACGGCAAGGATCTCTCTATGTACGGACTTGAGGACTACACCCGCATAAAGCACGTTATGACTAACCTGGAAGTCTGA
- the speB gene encoding agmatinase translates to MIDPLSRWTSYGEKPDYAGPLTFGGVPYTQDPADLRDADVAIIGAPVDDLVSDRPGTRFAPRAIRSASCPSGANLETKVDAFAELRVLDFGDAPVVPADPVRSHAAIEETVGQALSAGTVPVILGGDHSITEANVRACAATHGPVGLVHFDTHTDTGSKVFGVEMSHGTIMRRLVEEGRVDPERYVQIGLRGYWPGEEEFSWQARRGITSLFMHEVRDLGIREVVGRAVVAVGAGPVFLTVDIDVLDPAFAPGTGTPEPGGMTTAELLWAAREVARRCEVIGADLVEVIPTGVGSADVTSLAADRIVREILGGLALHRKQSQDRKEEQR, encoded by the coding sequence ATGATCGATCCCCTTAGCCGCTGGACCAGCTACGGAGAGAAGCCGGACTATGCGGGGCCGCTGACGTTCGGAGGAGTGCCTTATACCCAGGACCCGGCGGACCTTCGGGACGCGGACGTTGCGATAATCGGCGCGCCGGTGGACGACCTTGTCTCCGACCGGCCGGGAACGCGCTTCGCGCCGCGCGCCATCAGGAGCGCGAGCTGTCCGTCCGGAGCCAACCTGGAGACGAAGGTGGACGCCTTCGCCGAGCTGCGGGTCCTGGACTTCGGGGATGCCCCGGTCGTGCCCGCCGACCCCGTTCGTTCTCATGCAGCGATCGAGGAGACCGTGGGGCAGGCTCTCTCCGCCGGGACCGTGCCGGTCATTCTGGGCGGGGACCACTCCATCACGGAGGCGAACGTCCGGGCCTGCGCCGCCACGCACGGCCCCGTGGGTCTCGTGCACTTCGACACGCACACCGACACCGGCTCAAAGGTCTTCGGGGTGGAGATGTCCCACGGCACGATCATGCGCCGTCTTGTGGAGGAGGGGCGGGTCGATCCCGAACGGTACGTCCAGATCGGGCTGCGCGGCTACTGGCCCGGGGAAGAGGAGTTCTCCTGGCAGGCGCGGCGGGGCATAACCAGCCTCTTCATGCACGAGGTGCGGGATCTCGGCATACGCGAGGTCGTCGGGCGGGCCGTGGTGGCGGTGGGAGCGGGGCCGGTCTTTCTCACCGTGGACATAGACGTGCTCGACCCCGCCTTCGCACCGGGGACCGGGACCCCGGAGCCGGGTGGCATGACCACGGCCGAACTGTTGTGGGCTGCGCGCGAGGTAGCGAGGAGGTGCGAGGTAATCGGCGCGGATCTTGTAGAGGTGATCCCGACCGGCGTCGGCTCCGCCGACGTAACCTCCCTCGCGGCCGACCGGATCGTGCGCGAGATACTCGGTGGCCTCGCCCTGCACCGGAAGCAGAGTCAGGATCGGAAGGAAGAACAGAGATGA